Proteins from a single region of Dehalococcoidia bacterium:
- a CDS encoding LLM class flavin-dependent oxidoreductase produces the protein MNFGLLFEMQRPYEGTEIDWNTLYKETLDQCELADNVGFDRVWFVEHHFLLGFSGSPCPEVIFGALSQRTKNIRIGFGVSILPHAHPVRIAERVAMVDQLTDGRVEFGTGRSNAYEQMGLGVDPRDTREMWNESISMLPQIWQSDEFEWDGKFWNVPSRRVLPKLVQKPHPNMYLACTQSSSFDLAAEKGIGVLSSASYATSVLESHVKTYKEKIKNANSVGAFTTNYWANNVHAFCGPDNQAARELAADSMKTFFGPDKPYIAGRVGAYEELLEAWGGVPEHLEADFGRWLRQSDEAHKQQAEEVGISLDSGPGAARAAIAELDPNTLADRAVTIAGDPDSCIRAIQQYQEIGVDEVMMIIQTETIPHEKVMSSIELFGKEVFPVIREMEKSKAVATAD, from the coding sequence ACTCTTGACCAGTGTGAGCTTGCCGACAACGTCGGCTTCGACAGGGTATGGTTCGTTGAGCACCACTTCCTGCTTGGATTCTCAGGCTCCCCGTGCCCCGAGGTGATCTTCGGCGCTCTCAGCCAGCGCACCAAAAACATCAGGATTGGGTTCGGAGTGTCGATACTACCTCACGCGCATCCAGTGCGGATAGCTGAGCGTGTGGCGATGGTTGACCAGCTCACCGATGGACGAGTCGAGTTTGGTACCGGCCGCTCCAACGCCTATGAGCAGATGGGCCTCGGCGTGGATCCTCGGGACACCCGCGAAATGTGGAACGAGTCCATCTCCATGCTGCCACAGATCTGGCAGTCCGATGAGTTTGAGTGGGATGGTAAGTTCTGGAATGTGCCGTCTCGCCGCGTGCTGCCCAAGCTGGTACAGAAACCTCATCCGAACATGTACCTGGCCTGCACTCAGTCATCCAGCTTCGACCTGGCGGCAGAAAAGGGCATAGGCGTGCTTTCATCCGCCTCGTACGCGACGTCTGTCCTGGAGTCGCACGTCAAGACATACAAAGAGAAGATCAAGAATGCCAATTCCGTTGGCGCGTTCACGACCAACTACTGGGCTAACAACGTCCACGCCTTCTGCGGTCCTGACAACCAGGCGGCTCGTGAGCTCGCCGCGGATTCTATGAAGACCTTCTTCGGGCCTGACAAGCCGTACATTGCCGGTCGGGTCGGCGCCTACGAAGAGCTGCTGGAGGCATGGGGCGGCGTTCCCGAGCACCTTGAAGCCGACTTCGGACGCTGGCTACGTCAGTCTGATGAGGCTCACAAGCAGCAGGCCGAAGAGGTGGGAATCTCGCTGGACTCAGGGCCGGGTGCTGCACGTGCAGCCATAGCCGAGCTTGACCCGAACACGCTTGCCGACCGTGCCGTCACCATCGCCGGAGATCCCGATAGCTGCATCCGAGCCATCCAGCAATACCAGGAGATCGGCGTCGACGAAGTCATGATGATTATCCAGACTGAGACCATTCCGCACGAGAAGGTCATGAGCTCCATCGAACTATTCGGCAAGGAGGTCTTCCCCGTCATCCGAGAGATGGAGAAGTCCAAAGCCGTAGCAACCGCGGACTAG
- a CDS encoding acetate--CoA ligase family protein: MDFWSEAQLASIHKMLNPRSIAVVGATERPQYGGRFLRAALQAGDRVSVYPVNPRYDELLGLKCYASVLDLPEAPDAVGIIVPYHRVIPVLRESAERGAGSAIVISAGFSERGVDDRRELQAELGDVAKETGVRISGPNCLGLANIKDDIWACSSSRLEGVELRSGNVGLVCQSGASAFGPFMSRAIGRGVGYSYIVSTGNEADLEAPDFGRYLLDDDDTSVIAMFIEGFKDARKFLEVARLAAERGKPIVAVKIGRSDLGMRAARSHTAALTGVDEVYDAAFEQYGVIRVHDWDKLLEIAQLLSVGKSPANRGISLVSHSGGVCSLTADNLGDAGLELPELTDPARDAINNILEGFGWAANPADITGHASRDTVLPIMEHMISEPEVGTLVVASSASDAQAQHVIDVRDRHDELVTFLYTGNELGASTGLDRLKDAGVPVFHSPENLASALKQFHDYHSWRQSRHGSDFGSVAPMDDTQSAFAARIKSGGETTLSEHEAKQLIQQWDVTVATERVANSEDEALAAAREIGYPVVVKVNSPDILHKTEAGALRVGLTSDYAVRAAYEEVVANSKSYSPGARLEGVLVGEMVRDAAEVIVGVTYDSQLGPVLLFGMGGVLVEVMRDVALRVCPISRQDAEEMVAQVRGSRLLHGFRGQPKGDVDALVDTLVRVSDLAVHLDGVIEELDINPLAVLPEGSGVKALDALVTLKQDKS; encoded by the coding sequence ATGGACTTCTGGTCGGAGGCGCAGCTCGCCTCCATTCACAAGATGCTAAATCCTCGCTCGATCGCCGTCGTTGGCGCGACCGAGCGACCACAGTACGGCGGCAGGTTCCTGCGTGCGGCGCTCCAGGCCGGTGACCGGGTGAGCGTATATCCGGTCAACCCCCGCTACGACGAACTACTTGGCCTGAAGTGCTACGCAAGCGTACTGGACCTGCCTGAGGCGCCAGATGCCGTCGGCATCATAGTCCCGTATCACAGGGTGATACCCGTGCTGCGAGAGAGCGCCGAGCGCGGCGCAGGCTCTGCAATTGTCATATCCGCAGGCTTCTCAGAGCGCGGAGTGGATGACCGGCGAGAGCTCCAGGCTGAACTTGGGGATGTTGCTAAGGAGACCGGAGTCCGTATCTCCGGCCCGAACTGCCTGGGCCTCGCGAACATAAAGGACGACATCTGGGCGTGTTCATCGTCACGACTCGAGGGCGTTGAACTCAGGAGTGGAAACGTCGGGCTCGTATGTCAGAGCGGCGCGTCGGCTTTCGGGCCGTTCATGTCGAGGGCCATCGGACGTGGCGTAGGTTACTCCTACATCGTCTCGACGGGAAACGAAGCAGACCTGGAAGCTCCGGACTTCGGCAGGTACCTGCTCGATGACGACGATACCAGCGTCATCGCCATGTTTATCGAGGGCTTCAAGGACGCTCGAAAATTCCTCGAAGTCGCCAGGCTGGCAGCAGAGCGTGGCAAGCCTATTGTGGCCGTCAAGATTGGTCGGTCCGACCTCGGAATGAGGGCCGCACGCTCGCACACCGCCGCGCTCACAGGCGTCGACGAGGTGTACGATGCCGCGTTCGAACAGTACGGTGTCATTCGCGTCCACGACTGGGACAAGCTGCTTGAGATCGCACAGCTCTTGTCAGTGGGCAAGTCGCCGGCCAATCGCGGAATCTCCCTGGTCTCACACTCAGGGGGTGTCTGCTCCCTAACCGCAGACAATCTCGGCGACGCTGGCCTCGAACTGCCCGAACTCACCGACCCTGCCAGAGATGCCATTAATAACATACTCGAGGGGTTCGGATGGGCCGCAAACCCTGCCGACATTACCGGACACGCCAGCCGTGACACGGTGCTGCCCATCATGGAGCACATGATCAGCGAGCCGGAGGTTGGAACGCTGGTCGTCGCGAGTTCAGCCTCGGACGCCCAGGCGCAGCACGTGATCGACGTTCGGGATAGACACGACGAGCTCGTGACGTTCCTGTACACCGGCAACGAGCTGGGGGCCTCCACAGGACTAGACCGGCTGAAGGATGCGGGCGTGCCCGTGTTCCACAGTCCCGAAAACCTCGCTTCTGCGCTGAAGCAGTTCCACGACTACCATTCGTGGCGACAGTCGAGGCATGGGTCCGACTTCGGAAGCGTGGCTCCAATGGACGACACTCAGAGTGCCTTTGCCGCTCGGATCAAGTCCGGGGGAGAAACAACCCTGTCCGAGCACGAGGCCAAACAGCTCATCCAGCAATGGGATGTTACAGTCGCGACTGAGCGGGTAGCCAATTCTGAGGACGAAGCCTTGGCTGCTGCCCGGGAGATAGGCTACCCGGTCGTGGTAAAGGTCAACTCTCCCGACATCCTGCACAAGACCGAGGCTGGAGCCCTGAGAGTAGGCCTGACCTCTGACTATGCAGTGCGAGCAGCCTATGAGGAGGTTGTGGCCAACTCCAAGTCCTACTCACCCGGTGCTCGCCTCGAAGGCGTGCTGGTGGGAGAGATGGTCCGCGATGCTGCCGAAGTCATAGTCGGCGTGACTTACGACTCTCAGCTGGGTCCAGTACTGCTATTCGGAATGGGTGGCGTTCTCGTAGAGGTAATGCGCGATGTCGCGCTGAGGGTGTGCCCAATCTCGCGCCAGGATGCCGAAGAGATGGTCGCCCAGGTACGTGGTAGTCGCCTGCTGCACGGATTCCGAGGTCAGCCAAAAGGCGATGTCGATGCGCTGGTCGATACGCTCGTGCGGGTCTCAGACCTCGCGGTCCACCTTGATGGCGTCATAGAGGAGTTGGACATCAACCCTCTCGCGGTGCTTCCCGAAGGCAGCGGCGTGAAGGCGTTGGATGCTCTGGTAACCCTGAAACAGGACAAGTCATGA
- a CDS encoding alpha/beta hydrolase — translation MTTTSFVEEFIEVGGAKIHLLKGGDGPPLLFLHSIDGNLGWLPWMEEVSKSATVYAPTHTGFGRSERPKFLESVSDMARFYLWMIQELKLDAVTLVGHFLGGWIAAEMATMSPGSLGGLVLVDAAGVRPDTGEIADVFLLGEDETTRLSFHDAPSVPEYSDLFERELSTEERELKIRGREMTTRLCWKPYMYDRSLEWLLQRVDVPTTVVWGAEDRIIPPSAGNRIHEAIAGSVLEVVPGCGHLPHVEKPGEFSGMVLRHLVSD, via the coding sequence ATGACCACGACATCCTTTGTCGAGGAGTTCATTGAAGTCGGCGGAGCTAAGATCCATCTCCTGAAAGGTGGTGACGGTCCTCCCCTGCTCTTTCTGCACAGCATCGATGGCAACCTGGGCTGGCTCCCGTGGATGGAAGAAGTCTCGAAGTCCGCAACAGTGTACGCGCCGACGCATACGGGCTTCGGGCGTTCGGAGCGGCCCAAGTTCCTCGAGTCGGTCTCGGACATGGCGCGCTTCTACCTGTGGATGATCCAGGAGCTGAAGCTCGACGCCGTGACACTCGTCGGGCACTTCCTTGGCGGATGGATTGCTGCTGAGATGGCGACCATGAGTCCGGGCAGCCTGGGCGGCCTGGTCCTGGTGGATGCCGCGGGTGTCAGGCCGGACACTGGCGAGATCGCCGACGTCTTCCTGTTGGGAGAGGACGAGACGACTCGGCTCTCGTTCCACGATGCACCAAGTGTGCCTGAGTACTCGGATCTATTCGAACGCGAGCTGAGCACTGAAGAGCGGGAGCTTAAGATTCGCGGTCGGGAGATGACGACGAGACTGTGCTGGAAGCCCTATATGTATGACCGTAGCCTTGAATGGCTCCTACAGAGGGTCGACGTACCGACAACAGTTGTATGGGGAGCCGAGGACAGGATCATCCCGCCTAGCGCAGGTAATCGAATTCACGAGGCAATTGCCGGATCGGTTCTTGAAGTCGTTCCCGGGTGCGGTCACCTGCCACACGTGGAGAAGCCGGGGGAATTCTCGGGCATGGTGCTGCGGCACCTGGTGAGCGACTGA
- a CDS encoding LLM class flavin-dependent oxidoreductase: MFLMRFTERAYFHYTEEDVRNSYRSAVRLTFPNSHFDPETAADMYNYYLDEYEYCEEMGFDGLMLNEHHNTPTCMGAAMNLEAAILARATKNAKIVLLGNPLPISDNPVRMAEELAEIDLISRGRLVSGFVRGTGVESWATNTNPVHNRERFQEAHDLIIKTWTTPGPFRWEGRHFEYRVVNPFVRPLQDPHPPVWVPGSASPETMIWAAQHHYPYVFLEADPEVVGDAKAIYAEAANEVGYEPGPQNFGYLFRVHVQDTDEKAYEVGKGFLSGNAGVGRVPMPPEYMNPPGYTSIEGRRRSSQINLRPDRLVGGVDAAGYDRVVGMNRIVVGNPDTVIRKLREVLSVIRPGILAVWTNDGSISHEDSMRCLELMDSDVLPALREIGEELELPGPFEVAP; this comes from the coding sequence ATGTTTCTGATGCGCTTCACAGAGCGAGCCTACTTCCACTACACCGAGGAGGACGTGAGGAACAGCTACCGCAGCGCGGTGAGGCTTACGTTCCCAAACTCCCACTTCGATCCAGAGACCGCAGCGGACATGTACAACTATTACCTCGATGAGTACGAGTACTGCGAGGAGATGGGGTTCGACGGGCTGATGCTCAACGAGCATCACAACACGCCGACGTGCATGGGAGCGGCGATGAACCTGGAGGCGGCGATCCTTGCACGCGCGACGAAGAACGCGAAGATCGTGCTTCTCGGAAACCCGCTGCCTATCTCGGACAATCCAGTCAGGATGGCCGAGGAGCTAGCGGAGATAGACCTGATCTCACGGGGCAGACTCGTATCAGGATTCGTGCGCGGCACCGGAGTCGAGTCGTGGGCCACGAACACGAACCCTGTCCACAACCGCGAGCGTTTCCAGGAGGCGCACGATCTGATAATCAAGACTTGGACAACTCCCGGCCCGTTCAGGTGGGAGGGACGTCACTTCGAGTACAGGGTGGTTAACCCGTTCGTACGGCCTCTCCAGGACCCGCACCCTCCGGTGTGGGTGCCCGGCAGCGCGAGTCCTGAGACGATGATCTGGGCGGCGCAGCACCACTACCCTTACGTATTCCTGGAGGCGGACCCAGAGGTCGTTGGCGACGCAAAGGCTATCTACGCCGAGGCTGCGAACGAGGTTGGGTACGAACCAGGTCCGCAGAACTTCGGATATCTGTTCCGAGTACACGTGCAGGACACAGACGAGAAGGCCTACGAGGTGGGCAAAGGGTTCCTGTCTGGCAATGCCGGTGTCGGGCGCGTCCCCATGCCGCCGGAATACATGAACCCTCCTGGCTATACATCTATCGAGGGTAGGCGGCGCAGTTCGCAGATCAACCTCCGTCCCGACCGGCTGGTGGGGGGTGTCGACGCCGCAGGCTACGACAGGGTTGTCGGAATGAACCGGATAGTAGTAGGCAACCCCGACACAGTAATCAGAAAGCTTCGAGAGGTGCTGTCGGTCATCCGGCCGGGAATCCTCGCCGTGTGGACCAACGATGGCAGTATCAGCCACGAAGACTCCATGAGGTGCCTGGAACTGATGGACTCGGACGTGCTGCCAGCGCTGAGAGAGATCGGCGAAGAGCTGGAGCTTCCGGGGCCGTTCGAGGTGGCGCCATGA
- a CDS encoding SMP-30/gluconolactonase/LRE family protein, translating into MPIEQNSSELSQVLDTDQQIEWHGSGYGGVGGPAEGPLWWHEGGYLLFSDIHNNRRMKLIPGEGVSVYQQPTNHANGLTRDLRGRLVACEHSSRRVTRQDSDGEVTVIAWSYRGRRLNRPNDAVVKSDGSIYFTDPGAPGPGLDLDFAGVYMVPPDLGDITMIVGDFLTPNGLAFSPDESILYVNDTRRQHIRAFDVQPNNTIALASDRVLCDLSGDRPGVPDGMKVDVEGNMYCGGAGGVWVIDSDGNHLGTVAHGEGATTNVAFGGDDWKTLYFTTWNMVGSVRVNIPGIPVPTDR; encoded by the coding sequence ATGCCTATCGAACAGAACTCATCGGAACTCTCTCAGGTTCTCGACACCGACCAGCAGATTGAGTGGCACGGAAGCGGCTACGGAGGCGTCGGCGGCCCCGCCGAAGGTCCGCTCTGGTGGCATGAAGGTGGCTACCTGCTCTTCAGCGATATTCACAACAACCGTAGGATGAAGCTGATTCCCGGCGAAGGGGTGTCTGTCTACCAGCAGCCCACCAACCACGCCAACGGACTGACCCGCGACCTCAGGGGCAGGCTCGTAGCCTGTGAGCACAGCTCCCGCCGGGTGACGCGACAGGACTCCGATGGGGAAGTAACCGTCATTGCCTGGAGCTACCGAGGCCGAAGGCTGAACCGCCCCAACGACGCGGTGGTGAAGTCTGACGGAAGCATCTACTTCACCGATCCCGGCGCGCCCGGTCCCGGTCTCGACCTCGACTTCGCAGGGGTCTACATGGTCCCTCCAGACCTCGGTGACATAACCATGATCGTGGGTGATTTCCTGACTCCCAACGGCCTCGCATTCTCCCCGGACGAGAGCATCCTGTACGTGAATGACACACGCAGGCAGCACATCCGTGCATTCGATGTTCAACCCAACAACACGATCGCGTTGGCCTCCGATCGGGTCCTGTGCGACCTCAGCGGGGATCGGCCTGGCGTGCCCGACGGCATGAAGGTCGACGTCGAAGGCAATATGTACTGCGGAGGGGCAGGCGGAGTCTGGGTGATCGACTCTGATGGCAACCACCTAGGCACGGTCGCTCACGGCGAGGGCGCGACTACCAACGTCGCCTTCGGCGGCGATGACTGGAAGACGCTCTACTTCACTACTTGGAACATGGTCGGAAGTGTCCGTGTGAACATACCCGGCATCCCGGTGCCGACGGACCGCTAG
- a CDS encoding MFS transporter, whose translation MRKGVFRPASAREAVAGVRGVFYGWWLVGISSIMLTLMSLTVFQGLGTMLVALERQFQWSRTALSGAFSLARVEGAVLGPLEGVLIDRIGTRRMVMIGYTIMGVGFIWLSQIETLGNLRLIAKFTPFDSLDESLIQFYMAYIFITLGSGLGGWLALIALVNNWFSRRRSFAMATAMSGIHLGGLLVTPFALAIDTYGFESTALGIGIVLLAIVGPATKAIRNHPEDMGLHPDGDTQHAQVASTEGATSEPIVDVEPEFTVKQALKTPAFWMLTIAQVASSVAIVSLALHLVPKLTDTGMSLTAAASVHTTYTIIALPAQFISGYYADRLPKTLMIAFFMFVQGAGILIIALFDGVVMAYVFAVLYGIGFGGRSPLTTAIRGEYFGRKAFATIMGISQFPMNIAMIFAPLFAGYMFDTTGTYIVPFTIFAGLTFAGGVLMIFVRRPQAPLGTVPTEPATTRTST comes from the coding sequence TTGCGTAAAGGCGTATTCAGACCCGCGTCGGCCAGAGAGGCCGTAGCAGGCGTGCGTGGTGTCTTCTACGGCTGGTGGCTGGTCGGCATCTCCTCCATCATGCTGACGCTGATGTCCCTTACAGTCTTCCAGGGACTCGGCACGATGCTGGTAGCACTGGAGCGCCAGTTCCAATGGAGCCGCACGGCACTCTCCGGCGCATTCTCACTCGCACGGGTCGAAGGGGCGGTACTAGGGCCGTTAGAGGGCGTGCTGATCGACCGCATTGGCACCAGGCGCATGGTAATGATCGGTTACACGATCATGGGGGTGGGATTCATATGGCTGTCCCAGATTGAGACACTGGGGAACCTTCGGCTAATAGCTAAATTCACGCCATTCGACTCCCTCGACGAGAGTCTCATCCAGTTTTACATGGCGTACATTTTCATTACGCTAGGGTCGGGACTGGGGGGCTGGCTGGCGCTCATCGCGCTTGTGAACAACTGGTTCAGCAGGCGTCGGTCGTTCGCAATGGCGACCGCGATGTCTGGCATACACCTCGGCGGGTTGCTAGTTACACCATTCGCGCTGGCAATCGACACATACGGATTCGAAAGCACTGCGCTTGGAATAGGCATCGTCCTGCTGGCCATCGTGGGGCCGGCAACGAAGGCCATTCGGAACCACCCCGAGGATATGGGGCTCCATCCAGACGGGGACACTCAGCATGCTCAGGTAGCAAGCACTGAGGGCGCCACATCAGAACCAATAGTGGACGTTGAACCCGAATTCACCGTCAAACAGGCGCTGAAGACGCCAGCTTTCTGGATGCTGACAATCGCCCAGGTTGCGTCCAGCGTGGCTATCGTTTCATTGGCGCTGCATCTCGTGCCAAAGCTGACGGACACAGGGATGTCCCTCACCGCGGCAGCTTCGGTCCACACGACCTACACCATCATTGCTCTGCCAGCGCAGTTCATATCCGGATACTACGCCGACAGACTCCCCAAGACCCTGATGATTGCCTTCTTCATGTTCGTGCAGGGAGCGGGCATTTTGATCATCGCCCTGTTCGATGGCGTAGTGATGGCATACGTATTTGCGGTGCTATATGGGATTGGCTTTGGAGGTAGGAGTCCGCTGACGACTGCGATCCGTGGCGAATACTTTGGGAGAAAAGCATTCGCCACGATAATGGGGATCTCGCAGTTCCCAATGAACATCGCGATGATCTTTGCACCTCTGTTTGCGGGCTACATGTTCGACACTACCGGTACGTACATCGTGCCTTTCACAATATTTGCTGGGCTAACGTTCGCGGGCGGCGTGTTGATGATATTCGTAAGAAGACCGCAAGCTCCCCTGGGTACAGTGCCAACCGAGCCTGCGACGACTCGAACGTCAACTTAG
- the hpt gene encoding hypoxanthine phosphoribosyltransferase, which translates to MKAQLNAFKESNMPLGDILISEAEIASEIPRLAGRISEDYRDADPLFVGVMDGAMCFLVDLIRAFPHSVDVATARVQSYSGTEPGKITVEWLPTQQSLEGRHVLLVEDIVDTGATLTALSRHVIDLGARSVNVCSLLDKPSKRTHILEVAYVGFEIPDVFVVGCGLDYNGAYRNLRDVRALEIGQLKES; encoded by the coding sequence GTGAAGGCACAACTCAACGCCTTCAAGGAGTCGAACATGCCGCTGGGAGACATTCTGATTTCGGAAGCCGAAATTGCCAGCGAAATTCCACGGCTGGCTGGCAGGATCTCAGAGGACTACCGCGACGCCGATCCACTGTTCGTTGGCGTGATGGATGGCGCCATGTGTTTTCTTGTGGACCTGATCCGGGCGTTCCCGCATTCCGTAGACGTTGCCACCGCTCGGGTCCAAAGCTACAGCGGGACTGAACCGGGCAAGATCACAGTGGAGTGGCTGCCGACTCAGCAGTCTCTTGAGGGTCGGCATGTTCTCCTGGTGGAGGACATAGTGGACACGGGAGCGACCCTGACTGCGCTTTCCCGGCACGTGATCGACCTAGGAGCCAGGTCTGTCAATGTGTGTTCTCTGTTGGACAAACCATCGAAGAGGACACACATCTTGGAAGTAGCGTACGTAGGCTTCGAGATTCCCGACGTCTTCGTAGTCGGCTGCGGCCTGGACTACAACGGTGCGTACAGGAACCTGAGAGACGTGCGTGCGCTGGAAATTGGCCAGTTAAAAGAGTCATGA
- a CDS encoding 6-bladed beta-propeller — MAVVGSGDFQYERVPEWPNMPKYWEFGAASDGAVNSRDEVYIFSRGLHPLTIWDTDGNFISSWGEGTFSANPHGIYIAPNDNVWLVDRDYHIATEYTPGGEALRTLGEKLAPSPSFQGMPFNMPSGLAIAPDGHMFVSDGYGGHRVHKFTADGELVKSWGKQGTGPGEFALLHNVWVDKNSRVFIADRENNRIQTFDDEGNFLEEWTDMVAPGDLWIHDDIIYVIEQGGGNGVSIWTMDGELITRWRGNEGAGLGTLIGGHGICVDSQGSIYVTEIGQGERVSKFVRV, encoded by the coding sequence ATGGCAGTCGTAGGATCTGGAGACTTTCAATACGAGCGCGTTCCAGAGTGGCCGAACATGCCGAAGTACTGGGAATTTGGAGCAGCGTCAGACGGCGCAGTCAACTCCAGGGACGAGGTCTACATCTTCAGCCGTGGACTCCATCCACTGACGATCTGGGACACCGACGGCAACTTCATTAGCTCCTGGGGTGAGGGAACTTTCTCTGCCAACCCGCACGGTATATACATTGCGCCGAATGACAATGTCTGGCTTGTCGACCGCGACTACCACATCGCCACCGAGTACACACCGGGCGGTGAGGCACTCAGGACTCTGGGGGAGAAGCTCGCGCCGTCTCCGTCATTCCAGGGCATGCCATTCAATATGCCGTCAGGACTGGCCATCGCACCGGACGGCCACATGTTTGTCTCCGATGGATACGGAGGGCACCGCGTCCACAAGTTCACCGCCGATGGAGAACTGGTCAAGTCGTGGGGCAAGCAGGGTACCGGGCCCGGCGAGTTTGCGCTCCTGCACAACGTCTGGGTGGACAAGAACAGTAGGGTCTTCATCGCCGACCGCGAGAACAACCGCATACAGACCTTCGATGACGAAGGAAACTTCCTCGAAGAGTGGACCGATATGGTCGCTCCCGGGGATCTCTGGATTCACGACGACATCATCTACGTCATCGAGCAGGGCGGCGGCAATGGCGTCAGCATCTGGACCATGGACGGCGAGCTGATAACCCGCTGGCGAGGCAACGAAGGCGCCGGATTGGGAACGCTCATCGGCGGTCACGGCATCTGCGTCGACTCCCAGGGCAGCATCTACGTCACTGAGATCGGCCAGGGCGAGCGAGTCTCCAAGTTCGTCCGGGTGTAA
- a CDS encoding ComF family protein — protein MAGGIELHQEVDSEASRPNRSSDKTTSVTVVDRLWKAALDVVFPIDCLGCGSRGRFVCPSCVDRMPKLERPFCTVCANPGVAGICSWCQAHAPSIDAIRSPYLYVPSSPIYRAITSLKYGGMRSIAPELAELLYAFWGTRRTADPDIIVPVPSHPSRVRQRGYSQASLIAAELGRRMNVSVSTDTLLRVKNAPSQLETESREDRWSNVQGGFRSRSHVDGARVLLVDDLVTTGSTASACAAALKMAGAHRVVGLSLARAP, from the coding sequence TTGGCTGGTGGCATAGAACTGCACCAGGAGGTTGATTCCGAGGCCTCGCGGCCCAACCGATCATCCGACAAGACAACGTCGGTCACTGTCGTAGATCGTCTCTGGAAGGCGGCGTTGGATGTCGTGTTTCCAATCGACTGCCTGGGGTGCGGCAGTAGAGGCCGGTTCGTGTGTCCCTCCTGCGTGGACAGGATGCCGAAGCTCGAGCGACCATTCTGCACAGTGTGCGCCAACCCCGGCGTGGCCGGGATCTGCTCGTGGTGCCAGGCACATGCGCCCTCAATCGACGCGATTCGCTCTCCGTATCTTTATGTGCCGAGCAGCCCGATATATAGGGCAATCACGTCGCTGAAGTACGGTGGAATGCGGAGCATTGCTCCCGAGTTGGCCGAGCTACTGTACGCCTTTTGGGGGACACGACGCACGGCAGACCCGGACATCATCGTGCCGGTCCCAAGTCACCCGTCGCGGGTCAGGCAGCGAGGGTACTCTCAGGCGTCTCTGATAGCCGCAGAACTGGGCCGCAGAATGAATGTGTCCGTCAGTACTGACACGTTGTTGAGAGTAAAGAACGCGCCGTCCCAACTCGAAACCGAATCACGCGAGGACCGCTGGTCCAACGTGCAGGGCGGCTTCAGGTCACGGTCTCATGTTGATGGCGCGAGGGTACTCCTGGTTGACGACCTTGTTACCACTGGATCAACGGCCTCTGCGTGCGCCGCCGCGCTGAAGATGGCAGGCGCACACAGAGTCGTAGGCTTATCGCTCGCGAGAGCGCCCTAG